The DNA window TTTGCGAGATGCGAAGCGAATCCTTTAGGGCTAATTGTAGCGACCCAGAATAAGAATCATTCCGACCCGAAATAACAGCGTTTTTCGACCCACATTAAATTAAGAATAAAACTTACTCAAACCCACATTAAACGAGATGGGAATTTATTTCTGATTCGGTTTCAGGTCAGAAGAAATGGCATCAATACTGATAGGGGCCATGTAACTGCACCGCCAGGATTGCTCAAGAGAACAACCGTCAACCGCTATTTAAAAGAATGGGGATATGACAAAGAAAAACTATCTCGCCAACCACCCGCAGTACGTTTTGAAGCTGAATATAGCAATCAGTGTTGGCATTTTGATTTAAGTTCTTCCGATCTCAAGCGATTAAAAAATGCTGTTGAACTAGAACCAGGTCAAGGAAAGCCATTACTGATGTTGTACAGCATAGTCGATGACCGCAGTGGCGTGTCTTATCAGGAATACCATGAAGTATACGGTGAGACCGACTCTAGAAGAAATTGGTGGTCGAACCCAAACTTTTGCCTTGGAAGGTATTCGAGGTCATCAATCCGAATATATTAATTGGCTTTTAACTCAAGCAACTAACGGTACTTAAACAATTAATTGATGACTCAGGACATAGAAAAAGCGGGAATTTTACAGCAGGAGTAGGCCGTCAATATATTGGTGAAATAGGTAAAACTGATAATGGGAATGTGGTGGTAACAACTCATCTTTATGATGGCAAAAAAAGTCTACCTTTAGACATAGAGTTATATCAACACGGTAATTCATTACCTTTGGGCAAGAAAGACCCATTGTTCAAGAAAAAGCCAGAGTTAGCTTTAGGATTAATTGATCAAAGTTTAGTCAAAGGAGAGCAACCAGAAATAGTCTTGATTGACTCAGGATATGGTAACAATACAACTTTTCTAATGGAACTAGAAAAAAGAAAATTAAAGTATTTAGGAGGAGTTGCTAAAAATCGAATATTCGAGCAAAAGGTTCAAGTAGAAGAAGATGATGTTAGTTTAAATTTACGACGAGTGGTAATTCAATTGCATCAACCAACAAGACATGGAGATACAGAGGTAACTCTACTGACACATTTGTCACCATCCGTAGCTGATGCACCAACTGTAGCTAGACTTTATCTTCAAAGATGGAGTAAGGTTAATCTCAAACGCTTTTCTTCTTCTCCTAGAGGACAAAAAAAGCCCAAACCCAAACCGACTTATGACCCTAAACACCTTCATGTCTCTACCTCTCGCCTTTTACGGCAGCCAAGTCAGTACAAACGTTCACCTTAACAGGGGTAGAGCTTAGAGCTAAAAGCTAAGAGCTTAAAACATGATTCTGCATAACCTTTTCTAAGGCAGCCTGGAGGCGATCGCGGTTATTAAAGTGATCCATTTTTTGAATTGGTTTGCCATTTTGAAACAGTATAATCGTCGGCAAGTTGCGGATGCAATAATGATTAGCTAGTTTAAAATTTTCGTCGGCATTGATGGAAATTAGTTTAATTGAGCCTTCTTGTTCTGTAGAGAGTTTCCTTAATATGGGTTCAATTAACTTACATAAACCACACCAAGGAGTCCAAAAATGTACCAAAACAGGTTGGTCAGATTCAATCACTTCTTGCTGAAAGTTGGTTTCGTTCACTACAGAGATCATATTAAGTGAATAAGTAAAAAGGTTTAATAAAAATTTGTTTTAAATGCTTTGAATTATGCTACATCTAATCGGGATCAACTGAAAAGGCTAGATCTAACAGTTCCATCATAAATTTACGGCGAGTTTTGCGAGTCAACCCTAAAGCATACATCTGCGGATATTGTTTAGGGCAGATCGTCGTTTGACAGCAACTTAGATGCTCTGTGTTCGCAACGACTGACGAGGTTGAATAAGAATCCTCTTACCAATATACTTTTGAGGTTGCCTGCATCAGCCAGGGATGCCCCCACCAAAACAACATCACAAAAGCTGCTATCCCTAGATAGGCTGGGCGTAAATACTCTTGCCATTTAATTGTTTGACGACCATCAAGAATCGCCAAAAATGGGATCACAGAAGTGCGCGCCTTGACCTGTTCAAAGGCTTCTCCGTATCTTTTACTTAAACGGCGATCGCCATGCCAAACAGCAAATAAATGATGGGCAATTAAGCCTACTGAGGTCACAATGGTAAAAGTCGTTCCGAGCCAAAGAGTGTGGGCAATGCACCAGATGACCTGTCCGACCATTTGAGGATGACGAGTAATGCGAATAATCCCTGTTTCAAAGAGATATACTTGGGGTTTTTGTACTGCTGCAATCTCTAACAGGTTAAAGGTTGCGGGATAAAGAAAGATAAACGAGATCGCCGATAAAATCCAGACTAAAGCTTGAACTCCTGGCACTCCCTGCACCCGCCATAATTGCACTCCATCATAGCGATGGTTGAAAAAATAAATAATTAAAATAGTGGCAAAAGGAATACTGACCAAAGCGAAAATTACTCGGTATAATCTAGCACCAATTTTTGTTTCTGCCCACGGACGCAGGGCAGCCATGCCACTATGGGCGATCGCAAATCCCAGCAGCAAGCCCACCATAATTAAGTGGCTGTTAGCCAGCCAGTTGAAGTTGCTTAAAGAAATAGTCATATATGTCATATATGTATTATTAATCACTTTAGCTAGTAGCAATAATTAAAAGTTAATTGCGCACCCCAATTGTGATACTGTGCAGATAAATAAAAAACACGAAAATTATTAAATATTTAGCAGTATTAATAATACGTTTAAATAACACTCGAACAACCAACTTTTTTGTAAACTTGCTAATGGGATTGTATGTCTGATATTCCTTTTACTCTAGATCAACTCCGAATACTTAAGGCGATTTCTACAGAGGGAAGCTTTAAACGGGCTGCGGACAGCCTCTATGTCTCTCAACCCGCCGTGAGTCTTCAAGTGCAAAATTTAGAAAAGCAATTAAATGTTCCTTTATTTGACCGTGGCGGAAGAAGGGCGCAGTTAACCGAAGCAGGGCATTTACTATTAACCTATGGCGAAAGAGTGATCTCCTTGTGTCAGGAAACCTGTCGGGCGATCGAAGATTTACAAAATCTTCAGGGGGGTACTTTAATTGTGGGAGCATCTCAAACCACAGGTACATATTTGATTCCCTGGATGATTGGTTTATTTCGGGAAAAATATCCTGATGTTTCGGTGCAGCTTCAGGTTCATTCAACCCGCCGTACTTCCTGGGCTGTGGCTAACGGACAGGTTGATTTAGCAATTATTGGTGGCGAAGTACCAACAGAGTTACAGGACGTACTCAATGTTATTCCTTATGCTGATGATGAACTGGCTTTAGTATTGCCCCCCAATCATGTCCTAGCACAAGAAGAGGCGATTCAAAAAGAAGATTTGTATAAGCTCAAGTTTATTACCCTAGACTCACAATCGACGATCCGCAAGGTAATTGATAAGGTTCTCACGCGCTATGAAATCGATCCCAAGCGCTTAAAAATTGAAATGGAGCTAAATTCGATTGAGGCGATTAAAAACGCCGTGCAGTCAGGGTTGGGAGCAGCTTTTGTCTCCACCACGGCGATCGCCAAAGAATTAGAAATGGGAGTCTTGCATCAAGCCAAGATTAAAGAGGTTGATATCGGCAGAACTTTAGCTGTGATCGTTAATCCCAATCGTTATTGTTCCAAGGCTGCTGAAGCATTTAGTAAAGAGATTCTGCCTCAGTTTACCACCAGAGAAGAGTTTAAAAACCTGGAGAGCCTATACAAAAATATTATAGAAGTAAGCTAAAATCTTGGGCGATTTGCAAATTCCCTCAGTACAATAAGCAAATACTGCTCTTGGCTGATAGCTAACACATCAAATCAAGTTTTACTAATCCCTCTAGACGGGGATAACTAGATGTAGGATGGAGGATGTGGGGCTAACAGCTAACAACTAACAGCTAACAGCTAATAGCTATTGACTGAGATTGTATGGAAATTATTTGTACTCGCCCTAGTTGTGCTAAACCTCTTAATTCTTTTAGCGATCTGGATACAGAAGCCAAGATTAGAACAGTACAGCAAAGATACTGTAGCACCTGTGGAATGCCCCTGCTGTTAGCCGATCGCTATCTCCCTTCAAAATTACTCGGAGAGGGTGGATTTGGGGCAGCTTTTTTAGCTTGCGATCGCTATAAACCAAAGTTTCCTTTATGTGTCGTCAAGCAGTTTAAGCCTTCTAATGATCTTGATGCTCATGAGCGAGCAGTTGCCCAAGAACTATTTGAAAGAGAAGCAGTTGTTTTAGAAGAACTCGGTCAAAAACATCCCCAAATTCCCAATTTATATGCTTTTTTTACGCCAATAGTCCAGAATACGCAGCATACAGGCGAAGAACAGTATTTTTATTTGGCACAAGAATTTATCGATGGACAGGATTTAGAACAAGAATTAGCCGACAAAGGTAAGTTTTCTGAAGCGGAGGTGACCGAAATTTTAATCGAGATTCTCAAAATATTAGAGTTCGTTCACGCAAATAATACGATCCATCGAGATATCAAACCGTCTAACATTATGCGCAATAAGCAGGGAGTTTTATATCTGCTAGATTTTGGTGCAGTAAAGCAGATTACAGCAGGGGGTGGTAATCCTAAAAAATCCACAGGCATCTTTTCGATGGGGTTTGCTCCTCCCGAACAAATGTCAGGTGCGCAAGTATATCCCTCAACAGACATTTATGCTTTAGCTGTTACCTGCCTTAATTTACTGACGGATAAAGAAGTAGAAGAACTGTATGATTCATTTAACCATACTTGGCAATGGCATAATTTTGCCCCAAATATCAGCGATCGCCTGAAGCAAATTCTGGATCGAATGCTCTTGCCAACTCCCGCTCACCGTTTTCAGTCGGCTAGTGTGGCTTTAGCGGCTTTGACGGTAATATCTAAGCAGATTAATCCTGTTACCCCACCAACAAAACTAACTCAAATACCCAAACAAAATCAACCAATTAAATCCCCTGTATCGAACACGCTGAACACACCTACGCTAATAAATACAGTAACACCTCCTCCTGCTGTTTCAAATTCTACTCCGACACCTGATCTTGCTACATCTGTACCTCAGAAAATACGGCAAAAAAGAACAAAACGCCCTTTTTCTCTGACAGAAGTTCTTATTAGTGCTGCCTTTATTGGTTTTGAAGGAGCATTGATCTCGATTGGTTTGATTAGCTGGCTTGCCTTTTCTGGAGAAAGTGTGGGGATTATTGGCGCTGTAATGGGTGGAATTATGTTTGCTCTCCATCGTCGCGCTATTGAAAAAGTCGATCTGGCAATTTTTGCCTTAATTACCACTGGCATAGTGATTTTTATCCCCAAATTCCATGGCAGTTTAACCATCCCAAATGTTCTGCTCATTGCAACCATATCCGCTGCTGCTGCGATCGCCATTACCGCTTTTTTTCGTTTGGTGTATCAACTACTATCACGTTTGCTTTAATACGACATTGCCTAATTAGCAACGCCAATATAAATAATACTTATGAAAATTGTTCAAGAGATTTCTTTGATTAGTGTTGGGAGCTTTGAAGAATCCAGTGATTGGGAGATTATCCGCTCTGAAGTTCGTGAAGCGATCTCTTTGATCGTGTATCCTCCTGGTACATCCAACTTCACAATCAATCCTACAAAGCATGGTAACGGTGTAAAGCCTATTAAAGAAGCTTGCATGATTGCTTTAAAAGATAGATTTGGATGGATGCTCGAAACCCAAACTAACTACGCAACCCGATCACCTGGAAAAGTCGATGCTACAAAAGTCATTGATGACCATCTTTTTGCACTTGAATGGGAGACTGGAAATATATCTTCAAGTCATCGGGCAGTTAATAAGATGGTTCTTGGATTAATACGTGGTGTCTTTCTAGGCTCTGCTTTGGTACTCCCAAGCAGGAAACTTTATCCTTATCTGACGGATCGAGTTGGTAACTACGAAGAGCTAGAGCCATACTTTGATGTTTGGCGGTCAGTCCTAATCAAAGACGGATTTCTTGCGATCTTTGTGATTGAGCATGATCAAGTGGATAGCAATGTACCAAAAATTGCTAAAGGCACTGATGGACGTGCATTGATCTGAAATTTATGGCTACAAACTTATGTAGAGTAAGGACTTGGCAGTTGTGAAGCAGTTGTCTTGCGTGACTTCGATTTTGTACGTCCTCTTGCTGATTCCCATTCCTCTACTATTCCATTTGTCAAGTTGGTTAATCGTTCTATTGCTGGGTCTGTATCCCCAAGTTCTGAACCAATCCAATAGCGGTGTAGTTTTTCTGCTGCATAGAACGTAGTGCCAGAGCCTCCAAACGGATCGACTACAATCTGTCCTGGATTAGATGCCATTGCAATAACCCGCTCTAGCATGATGGGCGCAAGTTCATTTGGAACTCGTTTTTTATGTCGACGGTGCCGAACTGGTGGAATATCAGTCCACATCTCCTCGGCTAATGTCCATAAAACTTTGGTAGAGTTAGCTTCAGAAGCATCTTCCCAAACATCTTCTGGCGTATCCCAAACATCCATTAAGTTTATTCCCTTTTCATTGAGGCTTTTGCGATGCCCTCCATAGTCACGAATTTCTCCATTACAGTGTCTACAAACTTGAATAGGTGTATAGACTTTGTTGAAGACCGCTGGTTCTCCTTTGGTGTAATAAAGTAGCCCGTAGTGAGCAGGAGACATCTTTTTCCCTCTAGGAAAAGCTTTCGGCATTCGGCAAGCAATCCAGTGCCGAAAACACATTCCTTTTCGACTTAGATATGCACCATACTCTATACACCACTTGGGCAGGTTAAAGACAAATAAACTACCTCCAGGTTTGAGTACGCGAATGCTTTCACTAAGCCATTTTTGCGACCAGTCTATATATCTACCTAGCTCCATCTGATCATTCACTCCTTCACCGTACTTTTTGCCAAGATTAAAAGGTGGATCAGCAAATACAAGATCTACAGATTCATCAGGCAATGCCGATAAAAGCTGAAGGCAGTCGCCTTGATAGAGGATGCCATGCTTACTCATGTAAATTTGTTGCAATTTTTTTCGATCTGCAACATCAGTTGAAATCAATTGAAAAGGGAGCATTTATTTATCTATTAGTACATTAGTATAACATGAGTCTACAGACTCTATTGTTATTTGTCAATAGAGTTTTCTTCAGAAGTTGTACTTCTTGGCTGATAGGGTTTTCCTATGGGTTGATTCATGTATCTTTCGATCTCAGTAGTCTCTATGTAGTAATAATGCCCAAGTTTTCGGGCTATGATTTGACCATTCTTAACTAGGTCATGTACTCGTTGGCGAGTTACGCCAAGTACCTGAGCAGTTTGCGTTACAGAGAGTAATTCAGGACTGTCACTGGAGCCGAAGTTTGTCATACGATGGGCCTAGGGGGCGTTGATGTCCAAAATTAGTTCTCAATTTTACACCCTCAATCGTACCTCAAGTTCTGCAAGACGAAGCACATAAACAGATTCACGCCAGCCAGCTAAGACGATGCTAGTATTTATCAATACAAATTCATTGATTGAAATTTGCCAGCGGTAGAATTTACACTATACGTAATAAAGAAAAAATCCCCGCACTTAAAATTGCAGCTACAGGTATAGTCACGATCCAGGCTAAGGCTACAGATTTAATCGTCTCCCATTTAACATCTTGATTCCGCGAGGCTAAACCAATCCCGATCACGCTACCAACTAAAGCATGGGAAGTAGAAACGGGTAAACCAAGTCGAGAGGCAATTAAAATTGTACTGGCGGTAGCTATTTCGGCACAAAAACCTGTACTGGGGACAAGAGAAATAATATTTTCCCCCACAGTAGTAATTACTTTTTTTCCCTGTACTGCCAAACCCCCAACAATACCGACTCCACCTAAAACTAAAATCCACAAGGGAATATCTAAACTGTCAATTGGCACAACGCCAGTATTGAAGATAAAGACAATCACGGCTAAAGGAGCGATCGCATTGCCTACATCGTTAGAACCATGAGCAAATGCGACAAAACAGGCACTTAACACTTGAAACTTGCCCATTACCCGTTCCAGAATCCGTATTTCTATTTCTTGCTGGCGATAGCTTTTAAACTTGTACCAAGAGTAATTAATAATAGCCCCTGTTGCTAAGAAGCCCATACCTAAGCCAATTGTTCTTTCAGGTAAGGGAATATAGTTAAATACTGGTAGCTGCACCACTGTGGGGAAAACAATCACGCCAAACACGGCAATTAAAGCTACACTCAACCAGGGAATCCATTCTAGTAGCTGCTGTAAAGTATTATCCTGCTCAAATAGCCAATAGCGCAGCAAACTATATAGACTCGC is part of the Pleurocapsa minor HA4230-MV1 genome and encodes:
- a CDS encoding thioredoxin family protein gives rise to the protein MISVVNETNFQQEVIESDQPVLVHFWTPWCGLCKLIEPILRKLSTEQEGSIKLISINADENFKLANHYCIRNLPTIILFQNGKPIQKMDHFNNRDRLQAALEKVMQNHVLSS
- a CDS encoding LysR family transcriptional regulator, producing the protein MSDIPFTLDQLRILKAISTEGSFKRAADSLYVSQPAVSLQVQNLEKQLNVPLFDRGGRRAQLTEAGHLLLTYGERVISLCQETCRAIEDLQNLQGGTLIVGASQTTGTYLIPWMIGLFREKYPDVSVQLQVHSTRRTSWAVANGQVDLAIIGGEVPTELQDVLNVIPYADDELALVLPPNHVLAQEEAIQKEDLYKLKFITLDSQSTIRKVIDKVLTRYEIDPKRLKIEMELNSIEAIKNAVQSGLGAAFVSTTAIAKELEMGVLHQAKIKEVDIGRTLAVIVNPNRYCSKAAEAFSKEILPQFTTREEFKNLESLYKNIIEVS
- a CDS encoding serine/threonine protein kinase, with translation MEIICTRPSCAKPLNSFSDLDTEAKIRTVQQRYCSTCGMPLLLADRYLPSKLLGEGGFGAAFLACDRYKPKFPLCVVKQFKPSNDLDAHERAVAQELFEREAVVLEELGQKHPQIPNLYAFFTPIVQNTQHTGEEQYFYLAQEFIDGQDLEQELADKGKFSEAEVTEILIEILKILEFVHANNTIHRDIKPSNIMRNKQGVLYLLDFGAVKQITAGGGNPKKSTGIFSMGFAPPEQMSGAQVYPSTDIYALAVTCLNLLTDKEVEELYDSFNHTWQWHNFAPNISDRLKQILDRMLLPTPAHRFQSASVALAALTVISKQINPVTPPTKLTQIPKQNQPIKSPVSNTLNTPTLINTVTPPPAVSNSTPTPDLATSVPQKIRQKRTKRPFSLTEVLISAAFIGFEGALISIGLISWLAFSGESVGIIGAVMGGIMFALHRRAIEKVDLAIFALITTGIVIFIPKFHGSLTIPNVLLIATISAAAAIAITAFFRLVYQLLSRLL
- a CDS encoding site-specific DNA-methyltransferase, which codes for MSKHGILYQGDCLQLLSALPDESVDLVFADPPFNLGKKYGEGVNDQMELGRYIDWSQKWLSESIRVLKPGGSLFVFNLPKWCIEYGAYLSRKGMCFRHWIACRMPKAFPRGKKMSPAHYGLLYYTKGEPAVFNKVYTPIQVCRHCNGEIRDYGGHRKSLNEKGINLMDVWDTPEDVWEDASEANSTKVLWTLAEEMWTDIPPVRHRRHKKRVPNELAPIMLERVIAMASNPGQIVVDPFGGSGTTFYAAEKLHRYWIGSELGDTDPAIERLTNLTNGIVEEWESARGRTKSKSRKTTASQLPSPYST
- a CDS encoding helix-turn-helix domain-containing protein encodes the protein MTNFGSSDSPELLSVTQTAQVLGVTRQRVHDLVKNGQIIARKLGHYYYIETTEIERYMNQPIGKPYQPRSTTSEENSIDK
- a CDS encoding inorganic phosphate transporter — encoded protein: MSNTLIYLTLISLLAGYVAWNLGANDVANSMGTSVGSKAITLTQAIIVAGILEFTGAVVFGKQVSATLATKVANPSLFAETPQIFLLGMIAVLLACGIWLQVATSQGLPVASSHAVVGAIAGFSWVAIGKEAIAWDNIGLICLGWVITPIVSALVAASLYSLLRYWLFEQDNTLQQLLEWIPWLSVALIAVFGVIVFPTVVQLPVFNYIPLPERTIGLGMGFLATGAIINYSWYKFKSYRQQEIEIRILERVMGKFQVLSACFVAFAHGSNDVGNAIAPLAVIVFIFNTGVVPIDSLDIPLWILVLGGVGIVGGLAVQGKKVITTVGENIISLVPSTGFCAEIATASTILIASRLGLPVSTSHALVGSVIGIGLASRNQDVKWETIKSVALAWIVTIPVAAILSAGIFSLLRIV